A window from Aminivibrio sp. encodes these proteins:
- a CDS encoding ArsR family transcriptional regulator, producing MLESLITSKTRARLLLKFFLNPGTSAYLRGLADEFGESTNGVRVELNRLSEAGLLECADEGRTKVYRANTAHPLFPELQRIAAKTLGIDQVVEQVIRRLGNVELAFVTGDYARGIDSGLIDLVLVGEIDRGYFDHLSDKIEKLIERKIRGLILSRDEFSRLKGRLEAENALLLWDGEGKTG from the coding sequence ATGCTTGAATCTCTCATCACCTCGAAAACCAGAGCCCGGCTTCTGCTGAAGTTTTTTCTGAACCCGGGGACCAGCGCCTATCTCCGGGGACTTGCCGACGAGTTCGGCGAGTCCACCAACGGTGTGCGGGTGGAGCTGAACCGCCTGTCCGAGGCGGGGCTGCTGGAGTGCGCCGACGAGGGCCGGACGAAGGTCTACCGGGCGAACACGGCCCACCCCCTGTTCCCTGAGCTGCAGAGGATCGCCGCCAAGACCCTGGGGATCGATCAGGTGGTGGAGCAGGTGATCCGCCGCCTCGGCAACGTGGAGCTGGCCTTCGTGACGGGAGACTATGCCCGGGGGATCGATTCCGGGCTCATCGACCTGGTCCTCGTGGGAGAGATCGACCGGGGATATTTCGACCATCTTTCGGACAAGATCGAGAAGCTCATCGAGCGGAAGATCCGGGGGCTGATTCTCAGCAGGGACGAGTTCTCCCGGCTGAAGGGACGCCTGGAGGCCGAGAATGCCCTGCTGCTCTGGGACGGGGAAGGAAAGACGGGATGA